Proteins encoded by one window of Synechococcus sp. WH 7805:
- a CDS encoding NAD(P)H-quinone oxidoreductase subunit 5, whose amino-acid sequence MPSAADSAWLIPVLPLIGALITGLGLISFNRTINRLRKPVALLLISCIGAAAVISYAVLFEQLGGAPPVEHLFVWASAGDFSLPMGYVVDPLAAVMLALVTTVALLVMIYSHGYMAHDKSYVRFFTYLAIFSSSMLGLVVSPNLLEIYVFWELVGMSSYLLVGFWYDRDGAAHAAQKAFVVNRVGDFGLLLGILGLFWATGSFGFQGIADGLSAAVSSGVVPGWAALALCLLVFMGPMAKSAQFPLHVWLPDAMEGPTPISALIHAATMVAAGVFLVARLEPLYSQFPSVGVFIAVIGALTCFLGASIALTQMDLKKGLAYSTVSQLGYMMLAMGCGAPVAGMFHLVTHAFFKAMLFLGSGSVIHAMEDVVGHEPVLAQDMRLMGGLRKKMPITAITFLIGCVAISGIPPLAGFWSKDEILGQAFQTFPVLWVVGFLTAGMTAFYMFRLYFLTFEGQFRGNDEALQARLMEAAGKSVDAEHTHHGGSLHESPWSMTAPLIVLAVPSILIGLLGTPWNSRFAALLNPEEAVEMAEHFSWGEFLPLAGASVAISAAGITVAVLAYALQRIDLGQLVAARFPSVNAFLANKWYLDAINEKLFVRGSRKIAREVLEVDAKVVDGVVNLTGLLTLGSGEGLKYFETGRAQFYALIVFGGVIALVVLFGVLGGPIA is encoded by the coding sequence ATGCCCTCGGCTGCAGACTCCGCCTGGTTGATTCCGGTGCTGCCCTTGATTGGGGCATTGATCACTGGTCTAGGCCTGATCAGCTTCAACCGCACCATCAACCGCCTACGCAAACCGGTTGCACTGCTGCTGATCAGCTGCATTGGTGCTGCGGCAGTGATCAGCTACGCGGTCCTCTTCGAACAGTTGGGAGGGGCTCCGCCCGTTGAACACCTTTTTGTGTGGGCGAGTGCGGGTGATTTCAGCCTGCCGATGGGCTACGTGGTTGATCCACTCGCCGCTGTGATGCTGGCACTGGTCACCACCGTGGCTTTGCTGGTGATGATTTACTCCCATGGCTACATGGCGCACGACAAAAGCTATGTGCGCTTTTTCACCTACCTGGCGATCTTCAGCAGCTCGATGCTGGGCTTGGTGGTCAGTCCCAACCTCCTTGAGATTTACGTGTTCTGGGAGCTTGTGGGCATGTCCTCTTACTTATTGGTCGGTTTCTGGTACGACCGTGATGGCGCGGCTCACGCTGCGCAGAAAGCCTTTGTCGTGAATCGAGTGGGCGACTTCGGACTTCTACTGGGCATCCTTGGCCTGTTTTGGGCGACGGGTAGCTTCGGCTTCCAAGGCATTGCTGATGGACTATCGGCGGCGGTCAGCAGCGGGGTGGTTCCCGGCTGGGCCGCTCTGGCCCTCTGTCTGTTGGTCTTCATGGGACCGATGGCGAAATCAGCCCAGTTCCCTCTGCACGTGTGGTTGCCCGACGCCATGGAAGGCCCCACGCCAATCTCAGCCCTGATTCATGCCGCCACGATGGTGGCTGCCGGTGTGTTCTTGGTGGCCCGACTGGAACCGCTCTACAGCCAGTTCCCCAGTGTCGGAGTGTTCATCGCTGTGATCGGAGCGCTGACCTGTTTCCTAGGTGCCTCGATCGCCCTGACGCAGATGGATCTGAAAAAAGGCCTGGCCTACAGCACTGTCTCCCAGCTGGGCTACATGATGCTGGCCATGGGTTGCGGTGCACCGGTGGCCGGGATGTTCCACCTGGTCACCCACGCATTCTTTAAGGCCATGCTCTTCCTGGGCTCAGGATCGGTGATCCACGCCATGGAGGATGTTGTGGGGCACGAACCAGTCCTGGCGCAGGACATGCGCCTGATGGGAGGTCTACGCAAGAAAATGCCCATCACGGCCATCACCTTCCTGATCGGCTGTGTCGCCATCAGCGGAATTCCCCCCTTGGCGGGTTTCTGGAGCAAAGACGAAATCCTTGGTCAAGCGTTTCAGACCTTCCCTGTGCTCTGGGTTGTGGGCTTCCTCACCGCAGGCATGACGGCCTTCTACATGTTCCGCCTTTACTTCCTCACGTTCGAAGGGCAGTTCCGCGGAAACGATGAAGCCCTGCAGGCACGGCTTATGGAAGCTGCAGGCAAATCCGTGGATGCTGAACACACCCACCATGGGGGGTCTCTGCACGAGTCACCTTGGTCGATGACCGCGCCGCTCATCGTGCTGGCCGTCCCCTCCATCCTGATCGGCTTGCTGGGGACTCCCTGGAACAGCCGGTTTGCGGCCTTGCTCAACCCGGAGGAAGCCGTCGAGATGGCCGAACATTTCAGCTGGGGCGAATTCCTGCCCCTTGCCGGCGCCTCTGTCGCCATCTCGGCAGCTGGAATCACAGTGGCTGTTTTGGCCTATGCGCTGCAACGGATCGATCTGGGACAGCTAGTAGCGGCCCGCTTCCCCAGCGTGAATGCCTTCCTCGCCAACAAGTGGTACCTCGATGCCATCAATGAAAAGCTTTTTGTGCGTGGCAGCCGAAAAATTGCCCGTGAAGTTCTCGAAGTGGATGCCAAGGTCGTCGACGGCGTCGTGAACCTCACAGGCCTCCTGACGCTGGGCAGTGGCGAAGGCCTCAAGTATTTCGAAACGGGGCGGGCGCAGTTCTATGCCCTGATCGTGTTCGGAGGTGTGATCGCCCTGGTGGTCTTATTCGGTGTCCTCGGAGGTCCGATCGCCTGA
- a CDS encoding LysR family transcriptional regulator → MADLPFTLDQLRILRAIVSEGSFKKAADSLYVTQPAVSLQIQNLEKQLEVSLFDRGGRKAQLTEAGHLLLSYCDRILSQCHEACRALDDLHDLKGGSLLVGASQTTGTYLMPRMIGLFRQKFPDVSVQLHVHSTRRTGWSVANGQIDLAIIGGELPAELNELLQVVPYASDELALVLPVKHPLARLVELSKDDLYRLGFVSLDAQSTTRKMVDQLLARSGLDVQRLRIEMELNSFEAIKNAVQAGLGAAFLPVVSIERELTANTLHRPMVVDLQVRRQLKLITNPSRYCSRAAEAFRRDVLPVFASADSPLRQARGGSSPLEPAEDPFETRNQN, encoded by the coding sequence ATGGCCGATCTGCCCTTCACTCTCGATCAGCTGCGCATCCTGCGAGCCATCGTCAGCGAGGGAAGCTTCAAGAAGGCTGCTGACAGCCTTTACGTGACCCAGCCGGCTGTGAGCCTCCAGATCCAGAATCTCGAGAAACAGCTAGAGGTTTCGCTGTTTGACCGCGGTGGACGCAAGGCACAGCTCACCGAAGCGGGCCATCTTCTCCTCAGTTACTGCGATCGAATCCTCAGCCAATGCCATGAGGCTTGCCGAGCGCTTGATGACCTGCATGACCTCAAAGGCGGCTCGCTGCTCGTGGGCGCCAGCCAGACGACGGGCACGTATCTGATGCCGCGGATGATCGGACTGTTCCGTCAAAAATTCCCAGATGTTTCCGTGCAGCTGCACGTGCACAGCACTCGGCGTACCGGATGGAGCGTTGCCAATGGTCAGATCGATCTGGCGATCATTGGCGGGGAGCTCCCCGCTGAACTGAATGAGCTGTTGCAGGTGGTGCCCTACGCCAGTGATGAGCTGGCGCTGGTTTTGCCCGTCAAGCATCCCCTGGCGCGCTTGGTGGAGCTCAGCAAGGATGATCTCTACCGTCTCGGATTCGTGAGCTTGGACGCGCAGTCCACGACGCGCAAGATGGTGGATCAGCTCTTGGCGCGATCCGGTCTTGACGTGCAGCGTCTACGCATCGAGATGGAGTTGAATTCCTTCGAGGCCATCAAAAATGCCGTTCAGGCCGGTCTTGGAGCAGCTTTTTTGCCTGTGGTGTCGATCGAGCGGGAGCTCACAGCGAACACTCTGCATCGCCCCATGGTGGTGGATCTGCAGGTGCGCCGACAGCTGAAGCTGATCACGAATCCATCGCGTTACTGCTCTCGCGCAGCAGAGGCGTTTCGCAGGGATGTGTTGCCGGTGTTTGCCAGTGCCGACAGCCCCCTGCGACAAGCCAGAGGTGGGTCTTCCCCTCTTGAACCTGCGGAAGACCCTTTTGAAACGAGAAATCAGAACTGA
- a CDS encoding NnrU family protein, which yields MVLLLLGFALIHSGGAALRSRAEVRIGARAWRLIFAALSIPSAVVVIGYFLAHRYDGIRLWNLQGVPGMVPAVWSITAISFLFLYPATYNLLEIPAVLKPQVRLYATGIIRISRHPQAVGQILWCLSHALWIGSSFMLVTCAGLIGHHLFAIWHGDRRQRARFGDAFETLRSETSVLPFAAVLDGRQQLVWQELFRPAQLGIAIAVGVFWWAHRFIPAGGMAFLQSRLGELLN from the coding sequence ATGGTTCTACTGCTTCTGGGTTTCGCCCTGATTCACAGTGGCGGAGCTGCTCTGCGCAGTCGGGCGGAAGTCAGGATCGGTGCCCGGGCCTGGCGTTTGATCTTTGCCGCCCTCAGTATTCCCTCGGCGGTTGTCGTGATCGGCTACTTTCTCGCCCATCGATACGACGGGATCCGTCTGTGGAATCTCCAGGGGGTACCTGGAATGGTGCCCGCGGTATGGAGCATCACGGCCATCAGCTTCCTGTTTTTGTATCCAGCCACGTACAACCTGCTGGAAATTCCCGCGGTACTCAAACCCCAGGTGCGTCTCTACGCAACCGGAATCATCCGCATCAGTCGACACCCTCAGGCTGTTGGACAGATTCTCTGGTGCCTCAGCCACGCCCTCTGGATCGGGAGCAGCTTCATGTTGGTGACCTGTGCCGGACTGATCGGGCACCATCTGTTTGCGATATGGCACGGCGACCGTCGCCAGAGGGCTCGGTTCGGAGACGCATTCGAGACCCTGCGCTCTGAGACCTCAGTGCTTCCATTCGCGGCTGTTCTCGATGGCCGCCAGCAGCTGGTCTGGCAAGAACTGTTCAGACCAGCCCAGTTGGGGATCGCCATTGCCGTAGGAGTGTTCTGGTGGGCCCATCGGTTCATCCCGGCCGGAGGAATGGCCTTCCTGCAGTCCCGTCTCGGAGAACTGCTGAACTGA
- a CDS encoding NAD(P)H-quinone oxidoreductase subunit M, protein MAETLLKSTTRHVRLFTARVENGDLVPDSTQLTMDLDPDNEFLWSDSSVEIIQTRFRELVDSHAGQALNDYNLRRIGTELEGCIRELLQAGTLKYNPDCRVLNYSMGLPRTPELL, encoded by the coding sequence ATGGCCGAGACCCTGCTCAAGAGCACCACGCGCCACGTCCGTCTGTTCACAGCTCGGGTTGAGAACGGAGATCTCGTCCCCGATTCGACTCAACTCACTATGGATCTGGACCCTGACAACGAATTTCTTTGGAGCGATAGCTCCGTGGAGATCATTCAGACCCGCTTTCGCGAACTGGTCGACAGCCATGCGGGTCAGGCCCTGAATGACTACAACCTGCGGCGCATCGGCACCGAACTGGAGGGATGCATCAGAGAGCTCCTCCAAGCTGGAACTCTCAAGTACAACCCTGACTGCAGGGTGTTGAACTACTCCATGGGCCTGCCAAGGACCCCTGAACTGCTGTGA
- a CDS encoding NAD(P)H-quinone oxidoreductase subunit 4, with the protein MLDFAVSAPFDPAADIAAGIIPAQFPWLSLSILFPIVGSLMVPFIPDQGDGRQVRWFALGIALTTFLITVAAYLTGYDPSFSGLQLSERVSWLPNLGLTWAVGADGLSMPLILLTSFITALAVLAAWPVTFKPKLFFFLMLAMDGGQIAVFAVQDMLLFFLAWELELLPVYLLLAIWGGKKRQYAATKFILYTAGSSLFILLAALAMGFMGGGAPSFEYSVLAQKGFSTNFQLLCYAGLLIAFGVKLPIVPLHTWLPDAHGEATAPVHMLLAGILLKMGGYALMRFNAEILPEAHAQFAPLLVVLGVVNIIYAALTSFAQRNLKRKIAYSSISHMGFVLIGIGSFSALGTSGAMLQMISHGLIGASLFFLVGATYDRTHTLQLDEMGGVGQKMRIMFALWTVCSLASLALPGMSGFVSELMVFTGFATDEAYTLSFRIVIDGLAAVGVILTPIYLLSMLREIFFGKENVQLASNTNLVDAEPREVYIIGCLLVPIIGIGLYPRLMTDSYRTAIEALVDRNVAAMEAITRPTAPLIRNPSLAPALLQAPKLPSPGAT; encoded by the coding sequence TTGCTGGACTTTGCCGTCAGTGCCCCGTTTGACCCGGCAGCTGATATCGCTGCGGGCATCATCCCCGCCCAGTTCCCCTGGCTGAGCCTCTCGATTCTTTTCCCGATCGTTGGTTCGCTGATGGTTCCCTTCATCCCTGATCAGGGTGACGGGCGTCAGGTGCGTTGGTTCGCCCTGGGTATCGCCCTGACTACTTTTCTGATCACGGTCGCTGCCTACCTCACCGGCTACGACCCCAGCTTCAGTGGATTGCAGCTCTCGGAGCGGGTGAGTTGGCTTCCGAATCTTGGTCTGACCTGGGCCGTCGGGGCCGATGGCTTGTCCATGCCCCTCATCCTTCTGACCAGCTTCATCACAGCCCTGGCTGTACTGGCTGCGTGGCCGGTGACTTTCAAACCGAAGCTGTTCTTTTTTCTGATGCTGGCCATGGACGGCGGGCAGATCGCTGTCTTCGCTGTCCAGGACATGCTGCTTTTCTTTCTGGCTTGGGAACTTGAACTGCTGCCGGTGTATCTGTTGCTGGCGATCTGGGGAGGAAAGAAACGTCAATACGCGGCGACCAAATTCATCCTCTACACGGCAGGAAGCTCTCTGTTCATCCTTTTGGCTGCCCTCGCAATGGGGTTCATGGGCGGAGGCGCTCCCAGCTTTGAATATTCCGTGCTGGCCCAGAAAGGATTCAGTACAAATTTTCAGCTTCTTTGCTACGCAGGACTGTTGATCGCGTTCGGCGTCAAACTTCCGATTGTGCCTTTGCACACCTGGCTTCCAGATGCCCATGGTGAAGCCACAGCACCTGTGCACATGCTGCTGGCGGGAATCCTTCTGAAAATGGGGGGCTATGCGCTGATGCGATTCAACGCCGAAATACTGCCGGAAGCCCATGCACAGTTCGCACCGCTGCTCGTGGTGCTTGGGGTTGTGAACATCATTTACGCGGCTCTCACGTCCTTCGCCCAGCGCAACCTCAAACGCAAGATCGCCTACAGCTCGATCAGTCACATGGGATTTGTGTTGATCGGCATCGGCAGTTTCAGTGCCCTCGGAACCAGCGGAGCCATGCTCCAGATGATTAGCCACGGACTGATCGGCGCCAGTCTGTTTTTCCTAGTTGGCGCCACTTATGACCGCACCCACACCCTGCAACTGGATGAGATGGGCGGTGTCGGGCAAAAAATGCGCATCATGTTTGCCCTCTGGACCGTCTGCTCCCTGGCCTCTTTGGCTCTTCCGGGCATGAGTGGTTTTGTCAGCGAACTCATGGTGTTCACCGGATTCGCCACCGATGAGGCTTATACCCTCTCCTTCCGCATTGTGATCGACGGGCTCGCTGCCGTTGGTGTGATCCTCACCCCGATCTACCTGCTGTCGATGCTGAGGGAGATCTTCTTCGGCAAGGAAAACGTGCAGTTGGCCTCCAATACCAATCTGGTGGATGCCGAACCTCGCGAGGTTTACATCATCGGCTGTTTGCTCGTGCCCATCATTGGCATCGGGCTCTACCCACGCCTGATGACCGACAGCTACCGCACAGCCATCGAGGCACTCGTGGATCGCAATGTCGCGGCCATGGAAGCCATCACCCGTCCAACCGCACCTCTGATCAGAAATCCAAGCCTGGCCCCCGCTC
- a CDS encoding DUF3172 domain-containing protein — protein sequence MSRSPYDRPRAGVDRRSDDRRRTGDPRMDERRSGRGYGGPPPGPSANGGMRLNSATVAILAGVLVIGIGIGSAVTSTTQGDQGNIASSQQLDMAVPDPEFCRQWGASAFVMDIEMYTTLNPSSSFVTQPTLQPGCVIRRENWAVLRKEGAITSSQERECKQRMNTFAYIGSVRDKPVVRCVYQTDISQNKFLTRGVADDTVGITPEADQF from the coding sequence GTGAGCCGATCCCCCTACGACCGTCCCCGTGCCGGCGTTGACCGACGCTCCGACGACCGCCGTCGCACTGGGGATCCCCGCATGGATGAGCGACGCAGTGGCCGAGGCTATGGAGGCCCTCCACCTGGCCCATCGGCCAATGGGGGCATGCGCCTGAACAGTGCCACTGTGGCCATCCTGGCCGGTGTTCTCGTGATTGGGATTGGCATCGGAAGTGCTGTGACCAGCACCACCCAGGGAGACCAGGGCAACATTGCCAGTTCTCAGCAGCTCGACATGGCCGTGCCGGATCCTGAGTTCTGCCGACAGTGGGGAGCGAGCGCATTCGTGATGGACATCGAGATGTACACCACGCTCAATCCCTCCAGCAGCTTCGTGACCCAACCCACGCTTCAGCCTGGTTGCGTGATCCGTCGCGAGAACTGGGCTGTCCTGAGAAAGGAAGGTGCCATCACCTCCTCCCAGGAGCGTGAGTGCAAGCAGCGGATGAATACATTTGCGTACATCGGGTCTGTTCGCGACAAACCGGTAGTGCGCTGTGTCTATCAAACCGACATCAGCCAGAACAAGTTTCTGACGCGTGGTGTCGCTGACGACACTGTGGGAATTACACCTGAAGCTGATCAGTTCTGA